A genome region from Pan troglodytes isolate AG18354 chromosome 3, NHGRI_mPanTro3-v2.0_pri, whole genome shotgun sequence includes the following:
- the CCDC110 gene encoding coiled-coil domain-containing protein 110 isoform X5, whose amino-acid sequence MSPEKQHQEEDEVDSVLLSASKILNSSEGVKESGCSDTEYGCIAESENQIQPQSALKVLQQQLESFQALRMQTLQNVSMVQSEISEILNKSIIEVENPQFSSEKNLVFGTRIEKDLEKWTIRDENKETPVLKTLKDPTENQEENLSMEKSHHFEDSKTLHSVEEKLSGDSVNSLPQSVNVPSQIHSEDTLTLRTSTDNLSSNIIIHPSENSDILKNYNNFYRFLPTAPQNLMSQADTVIQDKSKITVPFLKHGFCENLDDICHSIKQMKEELQKSHDGEVALTNELQTLQTDPNVHRNGKYDMSPIHQDKMNFIKEENMDGNLNEDIKSKRISELEALVKKLLPFRETVSKFHVHFCRKCKKLSKSEMHRGKKNEKNNKEIPITGKNITDLKFHSRVPRYTLSFLDQTKHEMKDKERQQFLVKQGSIIFENEKTSKVNSVTEQCVAKIQYLQNYLKESVQIQKKVTELESENLNLKSKMKPLIFTTQSLIQKVETYEKQLKNLVEEKSTIQSKLSKTEEDSKECLKEFKKIISKYNVLQGQNKTLEEKNIQLSLEKQQMMEALDQLKSKEHKTQSDMAIVNNENNRMSIEMEAMKTNILLIQDEKEMLEKKTHQLLKEKSSLGNELKESQLEIMQLKEKERLAKTEQETLLQIIETVKDEKLNLETTLQESTAARQIMEREIENIQTYQSTAEKNFLQEIKNAKSEASIYKNSLSEIGKECEMLSKMVMETKTDNQILKEELKKHSQENIKFENSISRLTEDKILLENYVRSVENERDTLEFEMRNLQREYLSLSDKICNQHNDPSKTTYISRREKFHFDNYTHEDNSSPRSRPLASDLKGYFKVKDRTLKHH is encoded by the exons ATGAGCCCGG AAAAGCAGCACCAGGAAGAGGATGAAGTTGACTCCGTTCTCCTTTCAGCGTCCAAGATCCTAAATTCTTCGGAGGGGGTGAAGGAAAGTGGCTGCAGCGACACAG AATATGGCTGCATAGCAGAATCAGAAAATCAAATCCAACCACAATCAGCATTGAAA GTCCTTCAGCAGCAGTTGGAATCATTTCAGGCTTTGCGAATGCAGACTTTGCAGAATGTCAGCATG GTACAGTCGGAAATCAGTGAAATATTGAACAAAAGTATTATTGAAGTAGAAAACCCACAATTTAGCTCAGAAAAAAATCTGGTGTTTGGCACGCGCATTGAAAAGGATTTG GAAAAATGGACCATCAGAGATGAAAATAAGGAAACTCCAGTCCTGAAAACCTTAAAAGAT CCTACAGAGAATCAAGAAGAAAACCTTTCTATGGAGAAAAGTCATCATTTTGAGGATTCCAAGACACTTCATTCAGTGGAAGAAAAATTAAGTGGTGATAGTGTGAACAGTCTCCCTCAAAGTGTAAATGTTCCATCCCAGATACATTCCGAGGACACATTAACTCTGAGAACTTCAACAGACAATTTATCTTCAAACATAATTATACACCCTTCAGAAAATTCTGACATCTTGAAGAATTATAATAACTTTTATCGTTTTCTACCTACTGCACCTCAAAATCTGATGTCTCAAGCTGATACAGTAATTCAGGATAAATCCAAAATTACTGTGCCTTTTCTCAAGCATGGATTTTGTGAAAATTTAGATGACATTTGCCATTCtatcaaacaaatgaaagaagagCTTCAAAAGTCACATGATGGGGAAGTGGCACTTACAAATGAacttcagactttacaaactgatcCAAATGTTCACAGGAATGGTAAATATGACATGTCCCCTATTCACCAGGATAAAATGAACTTTATTAAGGAAGAAAACATGGACGGTAACTTAAATGAAGATATAAAATCAAAGAGAATTTCAGAATTAGAGGCATTAGTGAAGAAATTACTCCCCTTCAGGGAAACAGTGTCAAAATTCCATGTGCATTtttgtagaaaatgtaaaaagttatCTAAGAGTGAAATGCACaggggaaagaaaaatgagaaaaacaataaagaaattccCATCACTGGCAAAAATATTACAGATTTAAAATTCCATTCCAGAGTTCCAAGATACACACTGTCCTTCCTCGACCAAACAAAACatgaaatgaaagacaaagaaagacaacAATTTCTAGTAAAACAAGGatcaataatatttgaaaatgagaaaacttcCAAAGTTAATTCCGTTACTGAGCAGTGTGTTGCAAAAATTCAGTACTTACAGAATTACCTAAAAGAATCTGTGCAGATACAAAAAAAGGTAACGGAACTGGAGAGTGAAAATCTAAACCTTAAGTCCAAAATGAAACCTCTTATCTTTACCACACAATCTCTCATACAGAAAGTTGAAACATATGAAAAGCAACTTAAGAATCTGGTTGAAGAAAAGAGTACTATTCAGTCTAAGTTAAGTAAAACAGAAGAAGACAGCAAAGAGTgtcttaaagaatttaaaaaaataattagtaaatatAATGTTCTGCAAGGCCAAAATAAAActctagaggaaaaaaatatacaacTTTCTTTAGAGAAGCAACAAATGATGGAAGCATTAGATCAACTAAAAAGTAAGGAACACAAAACTCAAAGTGATATGGCCATTGTCAATAATGAAAATAATCGAATGAGTATAGAAATGGAAGCAATGAAAACCAATATTCTGTTGAtacaagatgaaaaagaaatgttagagaaaaaaacacaccagcttctaaaagaaaaaagctcaCTTGGAAATGAACTAAAAGAAAGCCAGCTAGAGATAATGCagctaaaagagaaagaaagattggCAAAAACGGAACAAGAGACACTTCTTCAAATAATAGAAACAGTTAAAGATGAAAAACTCAACCTTGAAACAACATTACAAGAATCTACTGCTGCCAGGCAAATTATGGAAAGAGAAATTGAGAATATTCAAACCTACCAATCTACTGCCGAAAAGAATTTtctgcaagaaataaaaaatgcaaaatcagaAGCAAGTATTTATAAGAATAGCTTGTCAGAAATTGGCAAGGAATGTGAAATGTTATCAAAAATGGTAATGGAAACCAAAACAGATAATCAGATTCTAAAAGAAGAACTAAAGAAACATagtcaagaaaatataaaatttgaaaacagcaTCAGTAGACTTACTGAAGACAAAATACTTTTAGAAAATTACGTAAGAAGCGTAGAAAATGAAAGGGATACCTTGGAATTTGAGATGCGGAATCTTCAACGAGAATATTTAAGTTTAAGTGATAAAATTTGTAATCAGCATAATGACCCTTCAAAAACAACTTATAtttcaagaagagagaaattccaTTTTGACAACTATACTCACGAAGATAATTCTAGTCCTCGGAGTAGGCCTTTGGCTTCGGATTTGAAAG
- the CCDC110 gene encoding coiled-coil domain-containing protein 110 isoform X12, translated as MQTLQNVSMVQSEISEILNKSIIEVENPQFSSEKNLVFGTRIEKDLEKWTIRDENKETPVLKTLKDPTENQEENLSMEKSHHFEDSKTLHSVEEKLSGDSVNSLPQSVNVPSQIHSEDTLTLRTSTDNLSSNIIIHPSENSDILKNYNNFYRFLPTAPQNLMSQADTVIQDKSKITVPFLKHGFCENLDDICHSIKQMKEELQKSHDGEVALTNELQTLQTDPNVHRNGKYDMSPIHQDKMNFIKEENMDGNLNEDIKSKRISELEALVKKLLPFRETVSKFHVHFCRKCKKLSKSEMHRGKKNEKNNKEIPITGKNITDLKFHSRVPRYTLSFLDQTKHEMKDKERQQFLVKQGSIIFENEKTSKVNSVTEQCVAKIQYLQNYLKESVQIQKKVTELESENLNLKSKMKPLIFTTQSLIQKVETYEKQLKNLVEEKSTIQSKLSKTEEDSKECLKEFKKIISKYNVLQGQNKTLEEKNIQLSLEKQQMMEALDQLKSKEHKTQSDMAIVNNENNRMSIEMEAMKTNILLIQDEKEMLEKKTHQLLKEKSSLGNELKESQLEIMQLKEKERLAKTEQETLLQIIETVKDEKLNLETTLQESTAARQIMEREIENIQTYQSTAEKNFLQEIKNAKSEASIYKNSLSEIGKECEMLSKMVMETKTDNQILKEELKKHSQENIKFENSISRLTEDKILLENYVRSVENERDTLEFEMRNLQREYLSLSDKICNQHNDPSKTTYISRREKFHFDNYTHEDNSSPRSRPLASDLKGGNTTLDNTHACPGSRGNTISSFQGCKHTCSVLQRHSVFQDCYSNIPC; from the exons ATGCAGACTTTGCAGAATGTCAGCATG GTACAGTCGGAAATCAGTGAAATATTGAACAAAAGTATTATTGAAGTAGAAAACCCACAATTTAGCTCAGAAAAAAATCTGGTGTTTGGCACGCGCATTGAAAAGGATTTG GAAAAATGGACCATCAGAGATGAAAATAAGGAAACTCCAGTCCTGAAAACCTTAAAAGAT CCTACAGAGAATCAAGAAGAAAACCTTTCTATGGAGAAAAGTCATCATTTTGAGGATTCCAAGACACTTCATTCAGTGGAAGAAAAATTAAGTGGTGATAGTGTGAACAGTCTCCCTCAAAGTGTAAATGTTCCATCCCAGATACATTCCGAGGACACATTAACTCTGAGAACTTCAACAGACAATTTATCTTCAAACATAATTATACACCCTTCAGAAAATTCTGACATCTTGAAGAATTATAATAACTTTTATCGTTTTCTACCTACTGCACCTCAAAATCTGATGTCTCAAGCTGATACAGTAATTCAGGATAAATCCAAAATTACTGTGCCTTTTCTCAAGCATGGATTTTGTGAAAATTTAGATGACATTTGCCATTCtatcaaacaaatgaaagaagagCTTCAAAAGTCACATGATGGGGAAGTGGCACTTACAAATGAacttcagactttacaaactgatcCAAATGTTCACAGGAATGGTAAATATGACATGTCCCCTATTCACCAGGATAAAATGAACTTTATTAAGGAAGAAAACATGGACGGTAACTTAAATGAAGATATAAAATCAAAGAGAATTTCAGAATTAGAGGCATTAGTGAAGAAATTACTCCCCTTCAGGGAAACAGTGTCAAAATTCCATGTGCATTtttgtagaaaatgtaaaaagttatCTAAGAGTGAAATGCACaggggaaagaaaaatgagaaaaacaataaagaaattccCATCACTGGCAAAAATATTACAGATTTAAAATTCCATTCCAGAGTTCCAAGATACACACTGTCCTTCCTCGACCAAACAAAACatgaaatgaaagacaaagaaagacaacAATTTCTAGTAAAACAAGGatcaataatatttgaaaatgagaaaacttcCAAAGTTAATTCCGTTACTGAGCAGTGTGTTGCAAAAATTCAGTACTTACAGAATTACCTAAAAGAATCTGTGCAGATACAAAAAAAGGTAACGGAACTGGAGAGTGAAAATCTAAACCTTAAGTCCAAAATGAAACCTCTTATCTTTACCACACAATCTCTCATACAGAAAGTTGAAACATATGAAAAGCAACTTAAGAATCTGGTTGAAGAAAAGAGTACTATTCAGTCTAAGTTAAGTAAAACAGAAGAAGACAGCAAAGAGTgtcttaaagaatttaaaaaaataattagtaaatatAATGTTCTGCAAGGCCAAAATAAAActctagaggaaaaaaatatacaacTTTCTTTAGAGAAGCAACAAATGATGGAAGCATTAGATCAACTAAAAAGTAAGGAACACAAAACTCAAAGTGATATGGCCATTGTCAATAATGAAAATAATCGAATGAGTATAGAAATGGAAGCAATGAAAACCAATATTCTGTTGAtacaagatgaaaaagaaatgttagagaaaaaaacacaccagcttctaaaagaaaaaagctcaCTTGGAAATGAACTAAAAGAAAGCCAGCTAGAGATAATGCagctaaaagagaaagaaagattggCAAAAACGGAACAAGAGACACTTCTTCAAATAATAGAAACAGTTAAAGATGAAAAACTCAACCTTGAAACAACATTACAAGAATCTACTGCTGCCAGGCAAATTATGGAAAGAGAAATTGAGAATATTCAAACCTACCAATCTACTGCCGAAAAGAATTTtctgcaagaaataaaaaatgcaaaatcagaAGCAAGTATTTATAAGAATAGCTTGTCAGAAATTGGCAAGGAATGTGAAATGTTATCAAAAATGGTAATGGAAACCAAAACAGATAATCAGATTCTAAAAGAAGAACTAAAGAAACATagtcaagaaaatataaaatttgaaaacagcaTCAGTAGACTTACTGAAGACAAAATACTTTTAGAAAATTACGTAAGAAGCGTAGAAAATGAAAGGGATACCTTGGAATTTGAGATGCGGAATCTTCAACGAGAATATTTAAGTTTAAGTGATAAAATTTGTAATCAGCATAATGACCCTTCAAAAACAACTTATAtttcaagaagagagaaattccaTTTTGACAACTATACTCACGAAGATAATTCTAGTCCTCGGAGTAGGCCTTTGGCTTCGGATTTGAAAG
- the CCDC110 gene encoding coiled-coil domain-containing protein 110 isoform X1 encodes MSPEKQHQEEDEVDSVLLSASKILNSSEGVKESGCSDTEYGCIAESENQIQPQSALKVLQQQLESFQALRMQTLQNVSMVQSEISEILNKSIIEVENPQFSSEKNLVFGTRIEKDLEKWTIRDENKETPVLKTLKDPTENQEENLSMEKSHHFEDSKTLHSVEEKLSGDSVNSLPQSVNVPSQIHSEDTLTLRTSTDNLSSNIIIHPSENSDILKNYNNFYRFLPTAPQNLMSQADTVIQDKSKITVPFLKHGFCENLDDICHSIKQMKEELQKSHDGEVALTNELQTLQTDPNVHRNGKYDMSPIHQDKMNFIKEENMDGNLNEDIKSKRISELEALVKKLLPFRETVSKFHVHFCRKCKKLSKSEMHRGKKNEKNNKEIPITGKNITDLKFHSRVPRYTLSFLDQTKHEMKDKERQQFLVKQGSIIFENEKTSKVNSVTEQCVAKIQYLQNYLKESVQIQKKVTELESENLNLKSKMKPLIFTTQSLIQKVETYEKQLKNLVEEKSTIQSKLSKTEEDSKECLKEFKKIISKYNVLQGQNKTLEEKNIQLSLEKQQMMEALDQLKSKEHKTQSDMAIVNNENNRMSIEMEAMKTNILLIQDEKEMLEKKTHQLLKEKSSLGNELKESQLEIMQLKEKERLAKTEQETLLQIIETVKDEKLNLETTLQESTAARQIMEREIENIQTYQSTAEKNFLQEIKNAKSEASIYKNSLSEIGKECEMLSKMVMETKTDNQILKEELKKHSQENIKFENSISRLTEDKILLENYVRSVENERDTLEFEMRNLQREYLSLSDKICNQHNDPSKTTYISRREKFHFDNYTHEDNSSPRSRPLASDLKGGNTTLDNTHACPGSRGNTISSFQGCKHTCSVLQRHSVFQDCYSNIPC; translated from the exons ATGAGCCCGG AAAAGCAGCACCAGGAAGAGGATGAAGTTGACTCCGTTCTCCTTTCAGCGTCCAAGATCCTAAATTCTTCGGAGGGGGTGAAGGAAAGTGGCTGCAGCGACACAG AATATGGCTGCATAGCAGAATCAGAAAATCAAATCCAACCACAATCAGCATTGAAA GTCCTTCAGCAGCAGTTGGAATCATTTCAGGCTTTGCGAATGCAGACTTTGCAGAATGTCAGCATG GTACAGTCGGAAATCAGTGAAATATTGAACAAAAGTATTATTGAAGTAGAAAACCCACAATTTAGCTCAGAAAAAAATCTGGTGTTTGGCACGCGCATTGAAAAGGATTTG GAAAAATGGACCATCAGAGATGAAAATAAGGAAACTCCAGTCCTGAAAACCTTAAAAGAT CCTACAGAGAATCAAGAAGAAAACCTTTCTATGGAGAAAAGTCATCATTTTGAGGATTCCAAGACACTTCATTCAGTGGAAGAAAAATTAAGTGGTGATAGTGTGAACAGTCTCCCTCAAAGTGTAAATGTTCCATCCCAGATACATTCCGAGGACACATTAACTCTGAGAACTTCAACAGACAATTTATCTTCAAACATAATTATACACCCTTCAGAAAATTCTGACATCTTGAAGAATTATAATAACTTTTATCGTTTTCTACCTACTGCACCTCAAAATCTGATGTCTCAAGCTGATACAGTAATTCAGGATAAATCCAAAATTACTGTGCCTTTTCTCAAGCATGGATTTTGTGAAAATTTAGATGACATTTGCCATTCtatcaaacaaatgaaagaagagCTTCAAAAGTCACATGATGGGGAAGTGGCACTTACAAATGAacttcagactttacaaactgatcCAAATGTTCACAGGAATGGTAAATATGACATGTCCCCTATTCACCAGGATAAAATGAACTTTATTAAGGAAGAAAACATGGACGGTAACTTAAATGAAGATATAAAATCAAAGAGAATTTCAGAATTAGAGGCATTAGTGAAGAAATTACTCCCCTTCAGGGAAACAGTGTCAAAATTCCATGTGCATTtttgtagaaaatgtaaaaagttatCTAAGAGTGAAATGCACaggggaaagaaaaatgagaaaaacaataaagaaattccCATCACTGGCAAAAATATTACAGATTTAAAATTCCATTCCAGAGTTCCAAGATACACACTGTCCTTCCTCGACCAAACAAAACatgaaatgaaagacaaagaaagacaacAATTTCTAGTAAAACAAGGatcaataatatttgaaaatgagaaaacttcCAAAGTTAATTCCGTTACTGAGCAGTGTGTTGCAAAAATTCAGTACTTACAGAATTACCTAAAAGAATCTGTGCAGATACAAAAAAAGGTAACGGAACTGGAGAGTGAAAATCTAAACCTTAAGTCCAAAATGAAACCTCTTATCTTTACCACACAATCTCTCATACAGAAAGTTGAAACATATGAAAAGCAACTTAAGAATCTGGTTGAAGAAAAGAGTACTATTCAGTCTAAGTTAAGTAAAACAGAAGAAGACAGCAAAGAGTgtcttaaagaatttaaaaaaataattagtaaatatAATGTTCTGCAAGGCCAAAATAAAActctagaggaaaaaaatatacaacTTTCTTTAGAGAAGCAACAAATGATGGAAGCATTAGATCAACTAAAAAGTAAGGAACACAAAACTCAAAGTGATATGGCCATTGTCAATAATGAAAATAATCGAATGAGTATAGAAATGGAAGCAATGAAAACCAATATTCTGTTGAtacaagatgaaaaagaaatgttagagaaaaaaacacaccagcttctaaaagaaaaaagctcaCTTGGAAATGAACTAAAAGAAAGCCAGCTAGAGATAATGCagctaaaagagaaagaaagattggCAAAAACGGAACAAGAGACACTTCTTCAAATAATAGAAACAGTTAAAGATGAAAAACTCAACCTTGAAACAACATTACAAGAATCTACTGCTGCCAGGCAAATTATGGAAAGAGAAATTGAGAATATTCAAACCTACCAATCTACTGCCGAAAAGAATTTtctgcaagaaataaaaaatgcaaaatcagaAGCAAGTATTTATAAGAATAGCTTGTCAGAAATTGGCAAGGAATGTGAAATGTTATCAAAAATGGTAATGGAAACCAAAACAGATAATCAGATTCTAAAAGAAGAACTAAAGAAACATagtcaagaaaatataaaatttgaaaacagcaTCAGTAGACTTACTGAAGACAAAATACTTTTAGAAAATTACGTAAGAAGCGTAGAAAATGAAAGGGATACCTTGGAATTTGAGATGCGGAATCTTCAACGAGAATATTTAAGTTTAAGTGATAAAATTTGTAATCAGCATAATGACCCTTCAAAAACAACTTATAtttcaagaagagagaaattccaTTTTGACAACTATACTCACGAAGATAATTCTAGTCCTCGGAGTAGGCCTTTGGCTTCGGATTTGAAAG
- the CCDC110 gene encoding coiled-coil domain-containing protein 110 isoform X10, producing the protein MEQPFTHRLKRRSKISLSKYGCIAESENQIQPQSALKVLQQQLESFQALRMQTLQNVSMVQSEISEILNKSIIEVENPQFSSEKNLVFGTRIEKDLEKWTIRDENKETPVLKTLKDPTENQEENLSMEKSHHFEDSKTLHSVEEKLSGDSVNSLPQSVNVPSQIHSEDTLTLRTSTDNLSSNIIIHPSENSDILKNYNNFYRFLPTAPQNLMSQADTVIQDKSKITVPFLKHGFCENLDDICHSIKQMKEELQKSHDGEVALTNELQTLQTDPNVHRNGKYDMSPIHQDKMNFIKEENMDGNLNEDIKSKRISELEALVKKLLPFRETVSKFHVHFCRKCKKLSKSEMHRGKKNEKNNKEIPITGKNITDLKFHSRVPRYTLSFLDQTKHEMKDKERQQFLVKQGSIIFENEKTSKVNSVTEQCVAKIQYLQNYLKESVQIQKKVTELESENLNLKSKMKPLIFTTQSLIQKVETYEKQLKNLVEEKSTIQSKLSKTEEDSKECLKEFKKIISKYNVLQGQNKTLEEKNIQLSLEKQQMMEALDQLKSKEHKTQSDMAIVNNENNRMSIEMEAMKTNILLIQDEKEMLEKKTHQLLKEKSSLGNELKESQLEIMQLKEKERLAKTEQETLLQIIETVKDEKLNLETTLQESTAARQIMEREIENIQTYQSTAEKNFLQEIKNAKSEASIYKNSLSEIGKECEMLSKMVMETKTDNQILKEELKKHSQENIKFENSISRLTEDKILLENYVRSVENERDTLEFEMRNLQREYLSLSDKICNQHNDPSKTTYISRREKFHFDNYTHEDNSSPRSRPLASDLKGYFKVKDRTLKHH; encoded by the exons ATGGAACAACCCTTTACTCACAGACTGAAGAGACGGAGCAAGATCAGCCTCAGTA AATATGGCTGCATAGCAGAATCAGAAAATCAAATCCAACCACAATCAGCATTGAAA GTCCTTCAGCAGCAGTTGGAATCATTTCAGGCTTTGCGAATGCAGACTTTGCAGAATGTCAGCATG GTACAGTCGGAAATCAGTGAAATATTGAACAAAAGTATTATTGAAGTAGAAAACCCACAATTTAGCTCAGAAAAAAATCTGGTGTTTGGCACGCGCATTGAAAAGGATTTG GAAAAATGGACCATCAGAGATGAAAATAAGGAAACTCCAGTCCTGAAAACCTTAAAAGAT CCTACAGAGAATCAAGAAGAAAACCTTTCTATGGAGAAAAGTCATCATTTTGAGGATTCCAAGACACTTCATTCAGTGGAAGAAAAATTAAGTGGTGATAGTGTGAACAGTCTCCCTCAAAGTGTAAATGTTCCATCCCAGATACATTCCGAGGACACATTAACTCTGAGAACTTCAACAGACAATTTATCTTCAAACATAATTATACACCCTTCAGAAAATTCTGACATCTTGAAGAATTATAATAACTTTTATCGTTTTCTACCTACTGCACCTCAAAATCTGATGTCTCAAGCTGATACAGTAATTCAGGATAAATCCAAAATTACTGTGCCTTTTCTCAAGCATGGATTTTGTGAAAATTTAGATGACATTTGCCATTCtatcaaacaaatgaaagaagagCTTCAAAAGTCACATGATGGGGAAGTGGCACTTACAAATGAacttcagactttacaaactgatcCAAATGTTCACAGGAATGGTAAATATGACATGTCCCCTATTCACCAGGATAAAATGAACTTTATTAAGGAAGAAAACATGGACGGTAACTTAAATGAAGATATAAAATCAAAGAGAATTTCAGAATTAGAGGCATTAGTGAAGAAATTACTCCCCTTCAGGGAAACAGTGTCAAAATTCCATGTGCATTtttgtagaaaatgtaaaaagttatCTAAGAGTGAAATGCACaggggaaagaaaaatgagaaaaacaataaagaaattccCATCACTGGCAAAAATATTACAGATTTAAAATTCCATTCCAGAGTTCCAAGATACACACTGTCCTTCCTCGACCAAACAAAACatgaaatgaaagacaaagaaagacaacAATTTCTAGTAAAACAAGGatcaataatatttgaaaatgagaaaacttcCAAAGTTAATTCCGTTACTGAGCAGTGTGTTGCAAAAATTCAGTACTTACAGAATTACCTAAAAGAATCTGTGCAGATACAAAAAAAGGTAACGGAACTGGAGAGTGAAAATCTAAACCTTAAGTCCAAAATGAAACCTCTTATCTTTACCACACAATCTCTCATACAGAAAGTTGAAACATATGAAAAGCAACTTAAGAATCTGGTTGAAGAAAAGAGTACTATTCAGTCTAAGTTAAGTAAAACAGAAGAAGACAGCAAAGAGTgtcttaaagaatttaaaaaaataattagtaaatatAATGTTCTGCAAGGCCAAAATAAAActctagaggaaaaaaatatacaacTTTCTTTAGAGAAGCAACAAATGATGGAAGCATTAGATCAACTAAAAAGTAAGGAACACAAAACTCAAAGTGATATGGCCATTGTCAATAATGAAAATAATCGAATGAGTATAGAAATGGAAGCAATGAAAACCAATATTCTGTTGAtacaagatgaaaaagaaatgttagagaaaaaaacacaccagcttctaaaagaaaaaagctcaCTTGGAAATGAACTAAAAGAAAGCCAGCTAGAGATAATGCagctaaaagagaaagaaagattggCAAAAACGGAACAAGAGACACTTCTTCAAATAATAGAAACAGTTAAAGATGAAAAACTCAACCTTGAAACAACATTACAAGAATCTACTGCTGCCAGGCAAATTATGGAAAGAGAAATTGAGAATATTCAAACCTACCAATCTACTGCCGAAAAGAATTTtctgcaagaaataaaaaatgcaaaatcagaAGCAAGTATTTATAAGAATAGCTTGTCAGAAATTGGCAAGGAATGTGAAATGTTATCAAAAATGGTAATGGAAACCAAAACAGATAATCAGATTCTAAAAGAAGAACTAAAGAAACATagtcaagaaaatataaaatttgaaaacagcaTCAGTAGACTTACTGAAGACAAAATACTTTTAGAAAATTACGTAAGAAGCGTAGAAAATGAAAGGGATACCTTGGAATTTGAGATGCGGAATCTTCAACGAGAATATTTAAGTTTAAGTGATAAAATTTGTAATCAGCATAATGACCCTTCAAAAACAACTTATAtttcaagaagagagaaattccaTTTTGACAACTATACTCACGAAGATAATTCTAGTCCTCGGAGTAGGCCTTTGGCTTCGGATTTGAAAG